A single region of the Cucumis melo cultivar AY chromosome 3, USDA_Cmelo_AY_1.0, whole genome shotgun sequence genome encodes:
- the LOC107990521 gene encoding 50S ribosomal protein HLP, mitochondrial-like: MASAFASKFSRVGRSLLGGLGNNLYGSLTTSNETVCNSFIMQQQRTFIQMRTVLKVVDNSGAKKVMCIQALKGKKGARLGDTIVASVKEAHPNGKVKKGKVVYGVVVRAAMQKGRCDGSEVKFDDNAVVLVDKQGQPIGTRVFGPVPHELRKKKHVKILTLAEHIA, translated from the exons TTTTCACGTG TTGGTCGTTCATTGTTGGGAGGACTTGGAAACAATTTGTATGGTTCATTGACCACATCAAATGAGACCGTGTGCAACAGTTTCATCATGCAG CAACAAAGAACTTTCATACAGATGAGAACTGTGCTAAAAGTAGTGGACAATTCAGGGGCAAAAAAGGTGATGTGTATTCAAGCTTTGAAGGGAAAGAAAGGAGCGCGACTAGGAGACACTATTGTCGCATCAGTGAAGGAAGCCCATCCCAATGGAAAAGTGAAGAAAGGAAAGGTTGTGTACGGTGTGGTTGTGCGTGCTGCAATGCAAAAAGGTCGCTGTGATGGAAGTGAGGTCAAGTTTGATGATAATGCTGTAGTACTCGTGGATAAGCAAGGCCAACCTATTGGGACGCGAGTGTTTGGCCCAGTTCCTCACGAACTCAGGAAGAAAAAGCACGTGAAGATTCTTACTTTGGCAGAGCACATTGCTTGA